A single region of the Elizabethkingia sp. JS20170427COW genome encodes:
- a CDS encoding polysaccharide lyase family 8 super-sandwich domain-containing protein: MRKYLLFLLLFLCLGIKAKSQDEIVLIKDRISEWNQHYEVDKRKLLSEVKDWTKTLQKNQQWEDVDYKNPTRSTWTAFIHLKRVKEMTIAYTADWSPLKNDVVLFSAIQSALQFWNKAQLKNINWWWNEIEAPRTIGGILIMLDQNKGEKLHPELREKLIQQMDYKRKNGDTGVNLADFDTHLFYMGLLNRNESQIQSALQNIFSINKKTIKEGIQYDNSYAQHQIMLHIFGYGSEFLKVEAYIAAMVAQTKFALKGEELKVFSDFITQSLIPQIRGKVTNYTSLGRQIARENYTLVDWLIPYFKKLIDIDPDHSEIYQASIKRLSGEKKPSYHTPSFQKHYWNTDFGFYQNKDYQFSVRLSSVFTQQAETDMNGENTKGGYRSIGSYETMLSGNEYLNIFPIWDWAKIPGTTVLKNAKIPNTAYLSPGKSTFAGGVSNGKVGVTAFQQNQFGVSAKKAWFMFDGQVVCLGSGISSDKQEEIVTTVEQNFFDKNVKIKLLKGENTAYFHRDIAYIFKKGSPIKMSTNTQKGRWSDLSDIQSNRWIEAKVFKLWLEHEASSLPQQYEYIISPKVSSAAKAQRVVEDFEVRNTSKVQAVLKKTTGQLMLVFYEPAEIDFLGKQIKVDKACSILIEDFKNPTSSLQISDPSRTQKEIHLVINDQNIHVNLPTDRAFAGSTVYYKSK; encoded by the coding sequence ATGAGAAAGTACTTACTTTTCTTATTGCTATTCCTATGCCTAGGAATAAAGGCAAAAAGCCAAGATGAAATAGTATTAATCAAAGATCGGATTTCTGAATGGAATCAACATTACGAAGTTGATAAAAGAAAATTGCTTTCAGAAGTAAAAGACTGGACAAAGACGCTACAGAAAAACCAACAATGGGAAGATGTGGATTATAAAAATCCTACAAGAAGCACATGGACAGCCTTTATACACCTAAAGCGAGTGAAGGAAATGACCATCGCCTATACTGCGGATTGGAGTCCATTGAAGAATGATGTTGTCCTTTTTTCTGCAATCCAATCTGCCTTGCAATTTTGGAATAAGGCGCAGCTTAAGAATATCAATTGGTGGTGGAATGAGATTGAGGCACCTAGGACTATAGGGGGTATCTTGATTATGCTCGACCAAAATAAAGGGGAAAAGCTACATCCTGAATTGCGAGAAAAATTAATCCAGCAGATGGATTATAAGAGGAAGAATGGAGATACAGGAGTTAACCTAGCTGACTTTGATACCCACCTTTTTTATATGGGATTGCTGAATAGAAATGAAAGCCAAATTCAATCTGCCCTTCAGAATATATTTTCCATCAATAAAAAGACGATAAAAGAAGGGATACAGTATGATAACTCGTATGCTCAGCACCAAATAATGTTGCATATTTTTGGCTATGGTAGCGAGTTTCTAAAAGTAGAAGCTTATATCGCAGCAATGGTGGCTCAAACAAAATTTGCTTTAAAAGGAGAGGAGCTTAAGGTATTTTCGGATTTTATTACCCAGTCGCTTATACCTCAAATTCGTGGAAAAGTCACCAACTATACTTCGCTAGGGAGGCAAATTGCTAGGGAAAATTATACATTGGTAGATTGGTTAATTCCTTATTTTAAGAAATTAATAGACATAGATCCTGATCATTCGGAGATTTATCAAGCGTCTATCAAAAGACTGTCTGGAGAGAAGAAGCCAAGTTACCATACTCCAAGCTTTCAAAAACATTATTGGAATACCGATTTTGGATTTTATCAGAATAAAGACTATCAGTTCTCGGTAAGGTTATCTTCTGTTTTTACCCAGCAAGCAGAAACCGATATGAATGGTGAAAATACAAAAGGAGGCTACCGCTCTATAGGTTCTTATGAAACGATGCTTTCAGGGAATGAATATTTAAATATTTTTCCAATTTGGGATTGGGCGAAAATACCAGGAACTACCGTACTCAAAAACGCCAAAATTCCCAATACAGCCTATCTTTCCCCAGGGAAATCTACTTTTGCAGGAGGGGTAAGCAATGGTAAAGTTGGGGTAACCGCCTTTCAACAAAATCAATTTGGAGTATCTGCTAAAAAAGCATGGTTTATGTTTGATGGGCAAGTGGTTTGTTTAGGAAGTGGTATTTCTTCAGATAAACAAGAGGAAATCGTAACTACCGTCGAACAAAATTTCTTTGATAAGAATGTGAAAATAAAATTACTGAAAGGGGAAAATACAGCTTATTTTCATCGTGATATAGCCTATATTTTTAAAAAGGGCTCACCGATAAAGATGAGTACAAATACCCAAAAAGGAAGATGGAGTGATCTTAGCGATATACAAAGCAATCGTTGGATAGAGGCTAAGGTTTTTAAACTATGGCTAGAGCATGAAGCTTCCTCTCTTCCTCAGCAATACGAATATATTATCTCACCTAAAGTGTCCTCCGCAGCTAAAGCGCAACGAGTGGTAGAAGATTTTGAGGTACGCAACACAAGCAAAGTACAAGCTGTTTTAAAGAAGACTACAGGGCAATTGATGTTGGTATTTTATGAACCTGCAGAGATTGATTTTTTAGGCAAACAGATTAAAGTAGATAAAGCTTGTAGTATATTGATAGAAGATTTTAAAAATCCGACTTCTTCTTTACAGATTAGCGACCCTAGCAGAACTCAAAAAGAGATACATCTTGTAATTAATGATCAAAATATTCATGTAAATTTGCCAACAGATCGTGCTTTTGCAGGGTCAACTGTTTACTATAAATCAAAATAA
- a CDS encoding uracil-DNA glycosylase, with protein MNWEEVLQPIKESNRFKELWDKVEKEYREKECFPPKNQIFRALELTPFSEVKVVILGQDPYHNDGQANGLCFSVSEQVPAPPSLKNIFKELKEDLGIDRIKNDLEDWAHQGVLLLNATLTVVAHQANSHKSLGWEFFTDEIIKQLSDKRENLIFVLWGGFAQKKIKLIDSTKHLVIKNVHPSPLSVYRGFYGSKPFSQINHYLEEKKLTPIHWEG; from the coding sequence ATGAATTGGGAAGAGGTTTTACAACCGATAAAAGAGAGCAATCGCTTTAAAGAACTATGGGATAAGGTAGAGAAGGAGTATCGTGAAAAAGAATGCTTTCCACCTAAAAATCAAATTTTTAGAGCTTTGGAGCTTACACCTTTCTCAGAAGTAAAAGTGGTGATTCTTGGGCAAGATCCTTATCATAATGATGGGCAGGCCAATGGGTTGTGCTTTTCGGTATCCGAGCAAGTGCCAGCACCACCATCTTTGAAGAATATCTTTAAAGAACTGAAAGAGGATTTAGGGATAGATAGGATAAAAAATGATTTGGAAGATTGGGCACACCAAGGAGTATTGTTATTAAATGCTACCTTAACCGTAGTTGCCCACCAAGCTAATTCTCACAAAAGTTTGGGATGGGAATTTTTTACTGATGAAATCATTAAGCAGTTGTCTGATAAAAGGGAAAATCTCATTTTTGTGTTATGGGGAGGCTTTGCCCAGAAAAAAATAAAGTTAATAGATTCCACCAAGCATTTGGTTATTAAAAATGTTCATCCTTCTCCATTATCGGTGTACAGAGGTTTCTATGGAAGTAAGCCTTTTTCACAAATCAATCATTATCTTGAAGAAAAAAAACTTACTCCTATCCATTGGGAGGGATAA
- a CDS encoding thioredoxin-like domain-containing protein, which translates to MKKILLVFTCSAFLSGFAQQTPKVLKTSFSKEALSQKVEDVNGKTISIGDILKQNRGKVLLLDLWAGWCRDCVEAMPKLEELEKNNPKIDFIFLSLDRNKESFLKNIEKYNKKEKKNYWFSEGWKNKFNNYIDLNWIPRYLIIDQQSNIAHYYAISPDDPEIQKTINQLLKK; encoded by the coding sequence ATGAAAAAGATACTGCTTGTATTTACATGTTCTGCATTTCTATCAGGTTTCGCGCAGCAAACTCCCAAAGTTTTAAAAACCTCTTTCTCCAAAGAAGCTTTATCCCAGAAAGTAGAAGATGTTAACGGTAAAACGATTAGCATAGGAGATATCCTAAAACAAAACCGTGGTAAAGTTCTCCTACTAGATCTTTGGGCAGGCTGGTGTAGAGATTGTGTTGAAGCAATGCCTAAATTGGAAGAATTAGAAAAAAACAATCCGAAAATAGATTTCATCTTTCTTTCCCTAGACAGGAATAAAGAATCTTTCTTAAAAAACATCGAAAAATACAATAAAAAAGAAAAGAAAAACTATTGGTTTTCTGAAGGTTGGAAGAATAAATTCAACAACTATATCGATCTTAACTGGATCCCAAGATATCTTATTATCGACCAACAATCCAACATTGCCCATTATTATGCCATCTCTCCCGATGATCCTGAAATCCAGAAAACTATCAATCAACTTTTGAAAAAATAA
- a CDS encoding adenylosuccinate synthase yields the protein MSTYVVVGLQFGDEGKGKITDVLSAKSDYVVRFQGGDNAGHTVYVGDNKFVLQLLPSGVLQCRGKCFLANGVVVNPKSFLKEIEQIESKGLKTDHVFISRRAHVIMPYHILLDTYREEELSGENKIGTTKKGIGPCYEDKISRTGIRMIDLLNPEILAEKIKANLKVKNNLFEKYFNKPTLSFEEIYNEFLELGQILKDRIVDTELEINQAISEGKNILFEGAQALMLDIDFGTYPYVTSSSPSTGGVCTGAGVPPTSLQNLIGVAKAYCTRVGNGPFPTELDNELGEEIRKIGGEFGAVTGRPRRTGWLDLVALKHACMINGINNLVITKLDVMTGLGKLKVATHYKTEDGKIIDYFTSSTTKLYDYEPIYTELDGWDEDITKARSYDELPETAQKYIEFIEKYLGINVYLVSVGPERSQNIIRKELF from the coding sequence ATGTCAACTTACGTTGTTGTAGGCCTTCAGTTTGGAGATGAAGGAAAAGGAAAAATTACGGATGTTTTATCCGCAAAGTCAGATTATGTAGTGCGCTTCCAAGGAGGTGATAATGCTGGTCATACCGTATATGTAGGCGATAATAAATTTGTACTTCAACTTTTACCTTCAGGAGTATTACAATGTAGAGGAAAATGCTTTTTGGCAAATGGGGTAGTGGTAAACCCTAAATCTTTCTTGAAAGAAATTGAACAAATTGAAAGCAAAGGGCTAAAAACAGATCACGTATTCATCAGCCGTAGAGCTCATGTGATTATGCCTTACCATATCCTTTTAGATACTTACCGTGAGGAAGAACTTTCTGGTGAAAATAAAATTGGAACTACCAAAAAAGGAATTGGCCCTTGTTATGAAGATAAAATTTCAAGAACAGGTATCAGAATGATTGATCTATTGAATCCTGAAATTTTAGCTGAAAAAATTAAAGCCAACCTTAAAGTTAAAAACAACCTTTTCGAAAAGTATTTCAATAAACCAACTTTATCTTTTGAAGAAATCTATAATGAGTTCTTAGAATTAGGACAAATCCTAAAAGATAGAATTGTAGATACCGAGTTGGAAATCAACCAAGCAATTAGCGAAGGTAAAAACATCCTTTTTGAAGGTGCACAAGCCCTAATGTTGGATATCGATTTTGGTACTTATCCATATGTAACTTCATCTTCTCCTTCTACAGGTGGGGTATGTACAGGTGCTGGGGTTCCTCCAACGTCTTTACAAAACCTAATTGGGGTGGCTAAAGCTTATTGTACTAGAGTAGGTAATGGTCCTTTCCCTACTGAGTTGGATAATGAACTTGGCGAAGAAATTCGTAAAATTGGAGGTGAGTTTGGTGCCGTTACAGGAAGACCTAGAAGAACAGGTTGGTTAGACCTAGTAGCTCTTAAACATGCTTGTATGATTAACGGAATTAATAACCTAGTGATTACTAAATTAGATGTAATGACTGGTTTAGGCAAACTAAAAGTAGCTACACATTACAAAACTGAGGATGGTAAAATTATCGATTACTTCACTTCATCTACTACTAAATTGTATGATTATGAACCAATCTACACTGAGTTAGATGGATGGGATGAAGATATTACCAAAGCAAGAAGTTATGATGAACTTCCAGAAACTGCTCAGAAATATATCGAATTTATCGAGAAATATTTAGGAATTAATGTTTACCTAGTTTCTGTAGGACCAGAGCGTTCTCAGAATATTATTAGAAAAGAATTATTCTAA
- a CDS encoding lipopolysaccharide assembly protein LapB, whose protein sequence is MKKVLLSLALVSISMAFAQKKEIQNAVKAVDGGNNTEALAQVSAAENTLQGKLYLLEPSVLEQYYYAKGLALLKSGKIAEGANVLAKISDLGKTKFYVGKDNEKNKVYFAGKEEADKLGTGLKLKEESFTPSLNANLGNIVNPMLSKISNEAQDAYNAKKYNEAAASFLKVNDLLRAVGQPDQTYEYYAAISYALANNKEEAIKVYQDLINSGYTGVKTTYSALNKKTNARENFDKNTFDLVKKSPDYADFKTETSKSVEEELYDTAASLMIDAEKYDLAIQTLEKAIAKFPNNTRFGDLKLSAYSRSGNSAKLEDTIKEALAKNPSDKMNWSNLGIIKSSNQTPENVKQAEEAFSKALALDANYIPALRGICFNLYLNADEDKKLIDSYNEARKAGKIDEANKIIAGRKVKFEKALPYLERLYAADPKDIDTVSTLANVYASLGKADKSKELKAVLKKLEASK, encoded by the coding sequence ATGAAAAAAGTCCTTTTAAGTCTTGCATTAGTATCGATTTCGATGGCTTTTGCTCAGAAAAAAGAAATACAAAATGCTGTAAAAGCTGTAGATGGCGGTAACAATACCGAAGCTCTTGCTCAGGTTTCTGCTGCTGAAAACACACTTCAAGGAAAGCTATATTTATTAGAACCTTCTGTATTAGAACAATATTACTATGCCAAAGGTTTAGCTTTATTAAAATCTGGAAAAATTGCTGAAGGTGCTAATGTTTTAGCCAAAATCAGTGACCTAGGTAAAACTAAATTTTACGTAGGAAAAGATAACGAGAAAAATAAAGTTTATTTTGCTGGTAAAGAAGAAGCTGATAAATTAGGAACAGGCCTTAAACTAAAAGAAGAAAGCTTTACTCCCTCTCTTAACGCTAACCTTGGAAACATCGTAAACCCTATGCTTAGCAAAATCAGCAACGAGGCTCAGGATGCTTACAATGCTAAAAAATATAATGAAGCTGCTGCTAGTTTCTTAAAAGTAAATGATTTATTAAGAGCGGTTGGTCAACCAGACCAAACTTACGAATATTACGCTGCAATTAGCTATGCTTTAGCAAATAACAAAGAAGAGGCTATTAAAGTGTACCAAGACCTTATTAATTCTGGTTACACAGGTGTTAAAACCACTTACTCTGCATTAAACAAAAAAACAAATGCAAGAGAAAACTTCGATAAAAATACTTTTGACTTGGTAAAAAAATCTCCAGATTATGCAGATTTTAAAACCGAAACTTCTAAAAGTGTAGAAGAAGAATTATACGATACTGCCGCTTCTCTAATGATTGATGCAGAAAAATATGATTTGGCTATCCAAACTTTAGAAAAAGCAATTGCTAAATTCCCTAACAATACTAGATTTGGAGATTTAAAACTTTCTGCTTACTCCCGTTCTGGAAACTCTGCAAAATTAGAAGATACCATTAAAGAGGCTCTTGCTAAAAACCCTAGCGATAAAATGAACTGGTCCAACCTAGGTATCATCAAATCTAGCAACCAAACTCCAGAAAACGTTAAACAAGCAGAAGAAGCTTTCAGTAAAGCTTTAGCTCTTGATGCAAACTATATCCCTGCACTTAGAGGTATTTGCTTCAACCTTTATCTGAATGCGGATGAAGATAAAAAACTTATCGATTCTTACAACGAGGCTAGAAAAGCTGGTAAAATCGATGAAGCAAATAAAATTATTGCTGGAAGAAAAGTTAAATTTGAGAAAGCCCTTCCTTACTTAGAAAGACTTTACGCTGCCGACCCTAAAGATATCGATACTGTAAGCACTTTAGCTAATGTATATGCTTCTTTAGGAAAAGCTGACAAATCTAAAGAATTGAAAGCTGTTCTTAAAAAATTAGAAGCTTCTAAATAA
- the gyrA gene encoding DNA gyrase subunit A, producing MNTEGEKLIPINIVDEMKSSYIDYSMSVIVSRALPDVRDGLKPVHRRVLYGMYGLGVFSNKKYLKSARIVGDVLGKYHPHGDRPVYDAMVRMAQPWSLRYPQVDGQGNYGSMDGDPPAAMRYTEARLQKISDEILSDLDKDTVDFQNNFDDSLQEPKVLPTRIPTLLVNGTSGIAVGMATNMTPHNLTESINAITAYIDNKDITIDELMQHIIAPDFPTGGIIYGYEGVREAFHTGRGRIVLRAKVSFEQIGNRDAIIVSEIPYQVNKAEMIARTAELVKEDKIPGIHEIRDESDRNGLRVVYELKTDAIPNVVLNLLYKYTALQTSFSVNNIALVNGRPQQLNLKEIIHHFVEHRHEVIIRRTRFELNKARERAHILEGFMKVIGTQDDLDKAISIIRHSANPQEAKAGLIEEFQLSDIQAQAILDLRLARLTGMELDKIRQEYDEIMKLINHLEEILATPSLQYEIIKNELIEVKNKYGDERRSEIDYAGGEMNIEDFIPNEQVVLTISHAGYIKRTSAKEYKVQSRGGVGNRGATTRDADFLEYVVAATNHQYMLFFTEKGKCYWLRVFEIPEASKTAKGRAIQNLINIEPDDKIKAYIKTDDLKNTEYVQQMNVVMITKNGTIKKTSLEAYSRPRVNGINAIEIREDDQLLGAKLTDGNSEIMIASKNGKCIRFPEDKVRSVGRTSIGVKGITLEDNDEVIGMIVVNDIANDTVLVVSEKGYGKRTAVEDYRITNRGGKGVITLNITEKTGSVIAINSVVDENDLMIINKSGVAIRMNVSDMRVMGRNTQGVRLINLKGNDEIASVAKIEVDQSVEEEEELAEGETPTTETTPNTHQETNNTEETGTLFDE from the coding sequence ATGAATACAGAAGGAGAAAAGCTAATTCCTATCAACATTGTTGATGAAATGAAATCCTCTTATATCGACTACTCGATGTCGGTTATCGTATCCCGAGCATTGCCAGATGTAAGAGATGGTCTTAAGCCCGTACACAGAAGAGTACTTTATGGTATGTATGGCTTAGGAGTTTTTTCTAATAAAAAATATCTAAAATCCGCGAGAATTGTTGGGGACGTATTAGGTAAATATCACCCACATGGTGATAGGCCCGTATATGATGCGATGGTACGTATGGCTCAACCTTGGTCTCTTCGTTATCCTCAGGTGGATGGACAAGGTAACTACGGATCTATGGACGGTGATCCACCAGCAGCAATGCGTTACACGGAAGCAAGACTTCAAAAAATTTCTGATGAAATCCTTTCAGACTTAGATAAAGATACTGTAGATTTCCAAAACAACTTCGACGATTCCCTACAAGAGCCTAAAGTGCTCCCTACCAGAATCCCTACCCTCCTCGTAAACGGAACCTCAGGGATTGCCGTAGGGATGGCTACCAACATGACTCCCCATAATTTAACCGAATCTATCAATGCTATTACAGCTTATATCGATAATAAAGATATTACTATTGATGAGTTGATGCAACATATCATTGCTCCAGATTTCCCTACGGGAGGTATTATCTATGGTTATGAAGGGGTAAGAGAAGCTTTCCATACCGGAAGAGGAAGAATTGTTTTACGTGCAAAAGTAAGCTTCGAGCAAATCGGAAACCGCGATGCCATCATCGTAAGTGAAATTCCTTACCAAGTAAATAAAGCAGAAATGATTGCTAGAACCGCTGAGCTTGTAAAAGAAGACAAAATCCCTGGCATCCATGAAATAAGAGACGAATCTGACAGAAACGGACTTCGCGTAGTTTACGAACTTAAAACTGACGCTATCCCGAATGTTGTTCTCAACTTATTGTACAAATACACAGCACTACAAACCTCTTTTAGTGTTAACAATATCGCTCTAGTTAACGGAAGACCTCAGCAACTTAACCTTAAAGAGATCATTCACCACTTTGTAGAGCACCGTCATGAGGTAATCATCCGCAGAACCAGGTTCGAACTGAACAAAGCGCGAGAAAGAGCTCATATCTTAGAAGGCTTCATGAAAGTGATTGGCACTCAAGATGATCTTGATAAAGCCATTTCTATCATTCGCCACTCTGCTAACCCTCAAGAAGCAAAAGCTGGGTTAATTGAGGAATTCCAACTTTCCGACATCCAAGCACAAGCCATCCTAGACCTTAGATTGGCTAGATTAACGGGAATGGAATTGGATAAAATCCGCCAAGAGTACGATGAAATCATGAAATTAATCAATCACTTAGAAGAAATATTAGCAACTCCTAGCTTGCAATATGAAATCATTAAAAATGAGTTGATTGAAGTCAAAAATAAATACGGAGACGAAAGGAGATCCGAAATCGACTATGCTGGTGGGGAAATGAATATCGAAGACTTCATTCCTAACGAGCAAGTAGTACTTACCATCTCTCATGCTGGTTACATCAAAAGAACTTCTGCTAAAGAATACAAAGTACAATCCAGAGGAGGCGTTGGAAACAGAGGTGCAACTACTAGAGATGCCGACTTCTTAGAATACGTAGTAGCCGCTACCAACCACCAATACATGCTTTTCTTTACCGAAAAAGGAAAATGTTACTGGCTAAGAGTATTTGAAATCCCTGAGGCTTCTAAAACAGCGAAAGGTAGAGCAATCCAAAACTTGATTAATATAGAACCTGATGATAAGATAAAAGCTTACATCAAAACCGATGACCTTAAAAATACCGAATACGTTCAGCAAATGAATGTGGTAATGATTACCAAAAACGGTACTATTAAGAAAACATCACTAGAAGCTTACTCAAGACCTAGAGTAAACGGTATCAACGCTATAGAAATCCGTGAAGATGACCAATTGCTAGGAGCTAAGCTTACCGATGGTAATTCGGAAATTATGATTGCCTCTAAAAATGGTAAATGTATCCGCTTCCCAGAAGATAAAGTAAGATCTGTAGGACGTACTTCTATCGGGGTAAAAGGAATCACCCTTGAAGATAATGACGAGGTAATTGGTATGATTGTTGTTAACGACATTGCCAACGATACCGTTCTTGTCGTTTCAGAAAAAGGTTATGGTAAACGTACCGCTGTTGAAGATTATAGAATTACCAACAGAGGTGGTAAAGGGGTTATCACCCTTAACATTACCGAAAAAACAGGTTCTGTAATCGCTATCAATAGTGTAGTTGATGAAAATGACTTAATGATCATTAACAAATCTGGAGTAGCCATCAGAATGAACGTTTCTGATATGCGTGTAATGGGTAGAAATACTCAAGGGGTAAGATTAATCAACCTTAAAGGGAATGATGAAATTGCATCGGTTGCAAAAATTGAAGTTGACCAATCTGTAGAAGAGGAAGAAGAACTTGCAGAAGGGGAAACTCCTACAACTGAAACAACTCCCAACACTCATCAAGAGACCAATAATACTGAAGAAACAGGAACTCTTTTCGACGAATAG
- a CDS encoding DUF4286 family protein — MSILSITFHVVPAVQTQWESFIYSGLISWLENLQPENRFYFSEVDSHYVQEGRNYNLLLIFKDAHQRQLFSEQDIFGLVEKVEEKFSPQEVMIFNTLLNKIHHNL, encoded by the coding sequence ATGAGTATTCTGAGTATTACCTTTCACGTTGTACCTGCCGTACAAACTCAATGGGAGTCTTTTATCTATTCTGGACTAATATCTTGGTTGGAAAATTTGCAGCCCGAGAATAGATTTTACTTCTCCGAAGTGGATAGCCATTATGTCCAGGAAGGGAGAAATTATAATTTGTTGTTAATTTTTAAAGATGCTCACCAAAGACAGCTTTTCTCAGAACAAGATATTTTCGGATTGGTGGAGAAAGTTGAAGAGAAATTTTCACCTCAAGAAGTGATGATTTTCAATACTTTGTTGAATAAAATTCACCATAATCTATAA